One genomic window of Rhipicephalus microplus isolate Deutch F79 unplaced genomic scaffold, USDA_Rmic scaffold_22, whole genome shotgun sequence includes the following:
- the LOC142786315 gene encoding uncharacterized protein LOC142786315 — protein MLLMLSGDIESNPGPMSKIESEAFAAAMLTIQKLEEGHAALSAQLSETIEKLTLALESSVASRSATGTGTPNNSLHQISDHLTEITSRCNDTENRQRRSNLLFFGIEDDPKEGWAASEKRIIEFCSEKFNISLTGAQFERVHRLGKFRDSKQRPIIAKLTFFKDKQQILASAPKLKGSKYSIGEDFSLATRQARKSLIEFAKTQRKPFKLSVDRLRMDGKTYILVHRS, from the exons ATGCTGCTCATGCTGTCGGGTGATATTGAATCGAACCCAGGGCCTATGAGCAAGATCGAGTCTGAGGCTTTCGCCGCAGCTATGTTAACCATACAGAAATTAGAGGAAGGGCATGCAGCCTTGTCAGCGCAATTAAGCGAGACCATTGAAAAACTGACG TTAGCGCTTGAATCATCTGTCGCGTCACGTTCGGCAACTGGTACCGGTACGCCTAATAACTCCCTGCACCAAATTTCGGATCATTTGACCGAGATTACGTCCAGGTGTAACGATACCGAAAACAGACAGAGGCGGTCTaacttgcttttttttggaaTAGAAGATGACCCTAAGGAGGGATGGGCAGCATCTGAAAAAAGAATAATCGAATTCTGCTCCGAAAAATTCAACATTTCTTTGACTGGCGCACAATTCGAGCGTGTGCACAGGCTGGGGAAATTCAGAGACAGCAAACAGAGACCTATAATAGCCAAACTGACTTTCTTTAAAGATAAGCAGCAAATTCTTGCGTCAGCTCCAAAACTAAAAGGGTCAAAATATTCTATCGGAGAAGATTTTTCTCTAGCTACGCGACAGGCACGAAAAAGCCTAATTGAATTCGCTAAAACGCAAAGAAAACCGTTTAAGCTCTCAGTTGACAGGCTACGCATGGATGGCAAAACCTACATACttgttcacagaagttaa